From one Triticum urartu cultivar G1812 chromosome 3, Tu2.1, whole genome shotgun sequence genomic stretch:
- the LOC125544154 gene encoding uncharacterized protein LOC125544154 has product MDKTSHGLGFGDRINSVNTSHYQSSVEHTAQHRDTLDSTSYSSFSFTNTKALKRKWGTMAGAEGTGDALLTLGLGRSPSSSDNSKVSSATACAMSPCSLKEADEESSVDLSLNFELSLGNDVAHFQRKSSAALVAKSPKLDLQLSLSTGSPESAVTCTNMVSPNIHDGLDIPVTYSLPAIIGNGSAPSSWGFEHSVVSSSYASEATYAFPFSKIPRQENGALASPVISSTMPASVKSSVASTSVVTNPQQRNLNTKTCQFPGCGKGARGASGHCIAHGGGRRCQKPGCQKGAEGRTIYCKAHGGGRRCEFLGCTKSAEGRTDHCIAHGGGRRCSNDGCSRAARGRSGLCIRHGGGKRCQQEKCTKSAEGHSGLCISHGGGRRCQFPECAKGAQGSTKFCKAHGGGKRCTFLGCTKGAEGSTPYCKGHGGGKRCLFEGGGVCPKSVHGGTQYCVAHGGGKRCAISDCTKSARGRTEYCVRHGGGKRCRFDGCVKSAQGSTDFCKAHGGGKRCSWGLPDSSFGIGTEQCDKFARSKTGLCSAHTALVQDHCVHGGGTLGPVIHHFATDVKPDEMEVAAAVKVDPVSMQSEPPLPEGRVHGGGLLALLSRGGNHTGPVGNSENGASVMMAWM; this is encoded by the coding sequence ATGGACAAAACTTCTCATGGCCTTGGATTTGGTGATAGAATCAACTCGGTGAACACTTCTCATTACCAGAGTTCAGTTGAACATACTGCTCAGCATAGAGATACACTTGATTCCACATCATACTCCAGCTTTTCATTCACTAACACAAAAGCCCTGAAAAGGAAGTGGGGTACTATGGCGGGAGCAGAAGGTACTGGGGATGCATTACTCACTCTGGGTTTAGGCCGTTCACCAAGTTCATCTGACAATAGCAAAGTAAGCTCTGCCACAGCTTGTGCAATGTCTCCATGCTCGCTAAAGGAGGCTGATGAGGAGTCATCTGTTGATCTTAGCTTGAATTTTGAGCTTTCCCTTGGCAATGATGTTGCACACTTCCAAAGGAAATCCTCTGCTGCTTTGGTGGCCAAATCTCCTAAACTGGATCTTCAGTTGAGTTTATCCACTGGCTCACCTGAATCTGCTGTCACTTGTACAAATATGGTGTCACCAAATATTCATGATGGCTTGGACATACCAGTGACCTATTCATTACCAGCCATTATAGGGAATGGGTCAGCACCGTCTAGTTGGGGTTTTGAGCACTCTGTGGTTTCATCATCATATGCGTCTGAAGCAACATATGCCTTTCCATTTTCGAAGATACCCAGACAAGAGAATGGTGCTTTAGCTTCGCCAGTCATATCGTCAACTATGCCAGCAAGTGTGAAGAGCTCGGTTGCCTCTACTTCGGTGGTAACTAACCCTCAGCAGCGCAATCTTAACACTAAAACCTGCCAGTTCCCTGGATGTGGGAAAGGGGCAAGAGGTGCATCAGGGCATTGCATAGCCCATGGTGGTGGCAGGCGATGCCAGAAACCTGGTTGCCAGAAGGGTGCTGAAGGAAGGACCATATATTGCAAGGCCCATGGTGGAGGGAGGAGATGTGAGTTTCTTGGATGTACAAAGAGCGCTGAAGGGCGCACCGACCACTGCATTGCCCATGGCGGTGGCCGCCGGTGCAGTAATGATGGCTGCTCCCGTGCTGCCCGAGGAAGATCTGGCTTATGCATCAGGCATGGAGGTGGAAAAAGGTGTCAGCAGGAGAAGTGCACCAAGAGCGCAGAAGGTCATTCTGGCCTCTGCATCTCTCATGGGGGTGGGAGGCGATGCCAGTTTCCAGAATGTGCAAAGGGTGCACAGGGAAGCACAAAGTTCTGCAAGGCGCATGGTGGAGGCAAGCGCTGCACTTTCTTGGGCTGTACCAAAGGAGCTGAAGGCAGCACCCCTTACTGCAAGGGCCACGGAGGAGGCAAGCGCTGCTTATTTGAGGGTGGTGGAGTGTGCCCGAAGAGTGTGCATGGCGGGACGCAGTACTGTGTTGCGCATGGTGGTGGGAAGAGGTGCGCTATTTCCGATTGCACTAAGAGTGCTAGAGGGCGGACGGAGTACTGTGTGCGCCATGGTGGTGGCAAGAGATGCAGGTTCGACGGCTGTGTGAAGAGTGCGCAGGGGAGCACTGATTTCTGCAAGGCGCACGGGGGAGGCAAGCGCTGCTCATGGGGCCTGCCGGACTCGAGCTTCGGTATTGGCACAGAGCAGTGTGATAAATTTGCTCGCAGCAAGACTGGCCTCTGTTCAGCTCACACCGCTCTAGTCCAGGACCACTGTGTTCATGGTGGTGGTACATTAGGCCCTGTGATCCACCACTTCGCCACAGATGTTAAACCCGACGAGATGGAAGTTGCTGCGGCAGTGAAGGTTGATCCTGTTTCGATGCAGTCGGAGCCTCCATTGCCGGAGGGCAGGGTGCATGGCGGCGGGCTGCTGGCGCTGCTTTCTCGCGGCGGAAACCACACAGGCCCTGTTGGTAACTCGGAGAACGGGGCCTCTGTCATGATGGCGTGGATGTGA